The genomic interval GCGCGAGCGCAAGCTGGAGATCGTCTCCTGCCCCTCCTGCGGACGCGCCCAGGTGGACGTCTACACCCTGGCCGACGAGGTCACCGCCGGCCTGGAGGGCATGAGCGTGCCGCTGCGCGTGGCCGTCATGGGCTGCGTCGTCAACGGCCCCGGCGAGGCCCGCGAGGCCGACCTCGGCGTCGCCTCCGGCAACGGCAAGGGGCAGATCTTCGTGAAGGGGCAGGTCATCAAGACCGTCCCCGAGCACGACATCGTCGCCACGCTCATCGAGGAGGCCAACCGCCTGGCCGCCGAGATGGGCGAGGTCGAGGGCGCCGCGCCGTCCGTCTCGGTCGGCTGAGGCGGGCGCACAGCCGCCGATCGGGAACCTCCCCGGTCGCGGCCAGCCCGCCGACCGGCAGGATGCCGCTGTGTTCCGCAGCCCGCTGCGCGTCCTCGACGACGCCGACCGCGCCGACGTCCTCGCGCTGTGCGCGCAGGACCCGGTGGCGAGCATCTTCGTCACCAGCCGCGTGGCCGCCGTCGGGGCGGCTCCCGCACGCCTCGGCGGCCAGCTGTGGGGGTGGGGCGGGCCGGGTCGCCTGACCGGCATCTGCTGGGACGGCGCCAACCTCGTGCCCGTGCTCAGCACCGCGCTGGCGCCCGCCGAGCAGGCCCTCGCCCTGGACGCCTTCGCCGCCCGCGCCCGCCGCGTGGGACGGCGCTGCTCCTCGCTGGTCGGGTCCGCGCCCGCCGTCCTGGGCCTGTGGGACAGGCTCCAGGGCAGCTGGGGACCCGCCCGTGACGTACGGCCCGACCAGCCCCTCATGGCCGTGCGCACACCGCCGCTGGTGGCGCCCGACACCGCCGTCCGCCGCGCCACGGCCGACGACCTCGACGTCCTCGTGCCCGCCTGCATCGCCATGTTCACCGAGGAGGTCGGGTACTCGCCGACCGCCGGGGACGGCGGCGCCACCTACCGCCGGCGCGTCGAGGAGCTCGTGGCGGCCGGCAGGTCCTACGTGCGGATCGAGGGCGAGGGCAGCGCGCGGGAGGTGGTCTTCAAGGCCGAGCTCGGCGCGGTGGCCCCCGGGGTCGCCCAGGTGCAGGGCGTGTGGGTGCACCCGGAGCGCCGCGGCCACGGCATCGCCGAGCCGGGCATGGCCGCCGTCGTCCTGTCCACCCAGGCCGCCGGCTACCCCGTGGTCAGCCTGTACGTGAACGACTACAACACCCGCGCCGTGCGCGCCTACGAGGCCGTGGGCTTCGAGCGGGTGGGCACCTTCGCCACCGTGCTCTTCTGACGCCCTTCTGACGCGCGGGCGCCGCGGCAGCGCCGCCACCCACTAGCGTCAGCGGGCCGCGCAGCACGGGCGGCGACCACAGCACGGGTGAGGGTGAGGGTTCGTGGCGCGCACGAGCGGGTTCTGGCAGCTGCACGGTGACGGGCGGACCATCGAGCAGGGGGCCGTGGTGGCCCCGGAGGAGCGCCTCAGCTGGCCGCGCACGGTGGGCATCGGGATGCAGCACGTGGTGGCGATGTTCGGCGCCACCTTCCTCGTGCCGCTCATCACCGGCTTCCCGCCGTCGACCACGCTGTTCTTCTCGGCCGTGGGCACGGCCCTGTTCCTGCTGCTGACGCGCGGGCGCCTGCCCAGCTACCTGGGCTCCAGCTTCGCGTTCCTCGCTCCGATCGCGGCGGCCAAGACGGCGGGCGGCCTGTCGGCGGCGCTCGGCGGC from Quadrisphaera sp. RL12-1S carries:
- a CDS encoding GNAT family N-acetyltransferase, with the translated sequence MFRSPLRVLDDADRADVLALCAQDPVASIFVTSRVAAVGAAPARLGGQLWGWGGPGRLTGICWDGANLVPVLSTALAPAEQALALDAFAARARRVGRRCSSLVGSAPAVLGLWDRLQGSWGPARDVRPDQPLMAVRTPPLVAPDTAVRRATADDLDVLVPACIAMFTEEVGYSPTAGDGGATYRRRVEELVAAGRSYVRIEGEGSAREVVFKAELGAVAPGVAQVQGVWVHPERRGHGIAEPGMAAVVLSTQAAGYPVVSLYVNDYNTRAVRAYEAVGFERVGTFATVLF